A genomic segment from Aegilops tauschii subsp. strangulata cultivar AL8/78 chromosome 1, Aet v6.0, whole genome shotgun sequence encodes:
- the LOC141027821 gene encoding uncharacterized protein, producing the protein MAFADEYKDMEAHSNTKLHVIHTNDKKQVAITLAQYERHLSLQRHKIVGIDLEDNNEPKVTQKPALCQLSIGKKHPVLVFQLSAAERLLHRRRQKRLEHVNLEVANFVDIQKEWRVPKATKELDSLGDVSGMLIDDYYNNIKKKITDDEHKRWATLPLSMRHIEYAAKDTYAAYEIWNRITLTQDGLRRAKLEKEEPPKKRARSSWGWGDAD; encoded by the exons ATGGCGTTCGCCGATGAGTACAAGGACATGGAGGCCCACAGCAACACCAAGTTGCACGTCATCCACACCAACGACAAGAAGCAGGTGGCGATCACCCTCGCGCAGTACGAGCGCCACCTCAGCCTCCAGCGCCACAAGATCGTCGGCATTGATCTCGAGGACAACAACGAGCCTAAAGTGACGCAGAAACCCGCCCTCTGCCAACTCTCCATCGGCAAGAAACACCCGGTGCTGGTCTTCCAACTGAGCGCCGCTGAAAG GCTTCTCCATCGACGGCGACAAAAAAGGCTAGAGCACGTCAATCTGGAGGTCGCCAACTTCGTCGACATCCAGAAGGAGTGGAGGGTGCCCAAGGCAACCAAGGAGTTGGACTCCCTTGGAGACGTCTCCGGCATGCTCATCGACGACTACTACAACAACATTAAGAAGAAGATCACTGACGACGAGCACAAGCGCTGGGCCACCCTGCCTCTGTCCATGAGGCACATCGAGTACGCGGCAAAGGACACCTACGCAGCGTACGAGATATGGAACCGCATCACCCTCACCCAGGACGGGCTTCGCCGTGCAAAGCTGGAGAAGGAGGAGCCCCCCAAGAAGCGCGCCAGGAGCAGCTGGGGATGGGGAGACGCAGACtag
- the LOC109784318 gene encoding uncharacterized protein: protein MADAPLYKQRCRYTRELHDVDLHGNHKLHVVCTSKGEDVDKMLSTLRRKLGGMPVKLVGVDVEYTHYLKLQRAAVLQLCVEKECLVYHISAAKDRPMELDKFLMNGEYTFVGFAIEGDKSKLKLSGLEINSNNYIDIQLEWRDPYKKKKFDSLADVAGRMIDIHYHDMKKKINRKEDHTLWGFCPLPEKLIKYAAIDAFATYESWRIIYDVIMGLDRAKGDKEAKQKKNKAVITTTTNNSGLSFSFTLL from the exons ATGGCGGATGCACCTCTTTACAAGCAGCGCTGCAGGTACACCAGGGAGCTCCACGACGTCGACCTCCACGGCAACCACAAGCTCCACGTCGTTTGCACAAGCAAGGGTGAAGACGTGGACAAGATGCTGTCCACGCTCAGGAGGAAGCTCGGCGGAATGCCCGTCAAACTAGTCGGTGTTGATGTCGAGTACACGCACTACCTGAAGCTACAGAGGGCAGCAGTGCTCCAGCTATGCGTAGAAAAAGAATGCCTTGTCTACCACATCTCTGCAGCTAAAGACAG GCCAATGgaactagacaaattcctcatgaATGGTGAGTACACCTTCGTCGGATTCGCAATTGAAGGAGACAAAAGCAAGCTGAAGCTATCTGGTTTGGAGATCAACTCCAACAACTACATTGATATTCAGCTGGAATGGAGAGACCCATACAAGAAAAAGAAGTTTGACTCTTTGGCTGATGTTGCCGGCAGGATGATAGACATTCACTACCATgacatgaagaaaaaaattaacCGCAAGGAGGACCATACTCTGTGGGGATTTTGCCCACTGCCAGAAAAGCTTATCAAGTATGCAGCAATAGATGCATTTGCAACATATGAGTCATGGAGAATCATCTACGATGTCATCATGGGACTGGACAGGGCAAAAGGAGACAAAGAAGcaaagcagaagaagaacaaggctgtaATCACAACAACTACAAATAATTCAGGGCTAAGTTTTAGTTTCACTTTACTTTAG